Proteins encoded in a region of the Megalops cyprinoides isolate fMegCyp1 chromosome 3, fMegCyp1.pri, whole genome shotgun sequence genome:
- the LOC118774584 gene encoding uncharacterized protein C11orf95 homolog — protein sequence MPVYYTVMEDKEQRISESQIPPCAEQTHSLSVVLSVEEEATEMRSDWALSAAEEGGVANGCSPEQREEGVASTSYWSVSEGPDTPLLLSPVPGPARGKAGKRASRAGSSRIPGRDHRRYYHEYWRGEFLMDFDAERHRMLCMVCGSSLATLKLSTIKRHIQQKHPQSLLWSSAEKEAIRAGWDSHLRLQGAPSPDRTPAAAGQGQEGVPDSAYLSTGENACSVIPASSPTSPEVWEPPGPPSSPGPPVQTLERYLNDSFHAWFRQEVLMEYRGEEGRLICMVCGRQLPSLHLDHIKSHVLQLHPVSLLYSAEERHHILHTWAQRQESTAQGKDTSIKSEAEPHEGEASSVAGTLRGSGRGPGEGGGAQRPTRGRIPRARFPRRWQLDYLVARCPGRRGAVCMVCSQPLPVATVSAFRRHVRQQHPDSASLSRAERRALADAWGAGPSGAGAGTAEAGSGTAEVGPGAAEAGPGMMEAGLGVTEAGSGTTSQQQEGGVKVEQVDGSPASEAAPRVGEAAVGRLGRHLRRDQRRNYQARWRTDFLMDYDPRRRGLVCMVCGATLATLKVSTIKRHIQQVHPDSLAFNAEQRDEALSRYTHRALSDPPSALSGHSGPGQRTR from the exons ATGCCAGTATATTACACGGTGATGGAAGACAAAGAGCAGAGAATATCCGAGTCCCAGATTCCCCCGTGCGCAGAgcaaacacattctctctcagtAGTGCTGAGCGTCGAGGAGGAAGCGACGGAAATGCGGAGCGACTGGGCTCTCAGTGCAGCAG AAGAGGGCGGGGTGGCGAATGGCTGCAGCCCGGAGCAGAGGGAAGAGGGCGTGGCCAGCACCAGCTACTGGAGCGTGAGCGAGGGCCCGGACACGCCCCTGCTGCTGTCGCCCGTCCCGGGGCCGGCGCGGGGGAAGGCGGGGAAGCGGGCGTCGCGGGCGGGCAGCAGCCGGATCCCGGGCCGGGACCACCGGCGGTACTACCATGAGTACTGGCGCGGGGAGTTCCTGATGGACTTCGACGCGGAGCGGCACCGCATGCTGTGCATGGTGTGCGGCAGCTCGCTGGCCACGCTCAAGCTCAGCACCATCAAGCGCCACATCCAGCAGAAGCACCCGCAGTCTCTGCTGTGGAGCTCCGCCGAAAAGGAGGCCATCCGCGCCGGCTGGGACTCGCACCTccgcctgcagggggcgcccAGCCCCGACCGCACGCCCGCCGCCGCGGGGCAGGGCCAGGAGGGGGTGCCCGACTCCGCGTACCTCTCCACAGGTGAGAATGCGTGTTCAGT CATTCCCGCCTCTTCCCCCACTTCCCCTGAGGTTTGGGagccccccggcccccccagCTCACCCGGCCCCCCCGTGCAGACGCTGGAGCGCTACCTGAACGACTCGTTCCACGCCTGGTTCCGGCAGGAGGTGCTGATGGAGTACCGCGGGGAGGAGGGCCGGCTGATCTGCATGGTGTGCGGCCGGCAGCTGCCCTCCCTGCACCTGGACCACATCAAGAGTCACGTCCTGCAGCTGCACCCCGTCTCCCTGCTGTACAGCGCCGAGGAGAGACACCACATCCTGCACACCTGGGCACAGAGGCAAG AATCCACCGCTCAGGGGAAGGATACATCCATCAAATCTGAGGCGGAGCCACACGAAGGAGAGGCCAGCTCTGTTGCCGGGACCCTCAGAGGGAGTGGGCGTGGCCCcggtgagggtgggggtgccCAGCGTCCGACCCGGGGCAGAATCCCCCGGGCCCGGTTTCCACGACGATGGCAGCTGGATTACCTGGTGGCGCGGTGCCCAGGGCGTCGGGGCGCGGTGTGCATGGTGTGCTCCCAGCCGCTGCCCGTCGCCACCGTCAGCGCCTTCCGCCGCCACGTCCGGCAGCAGCACCCCGACAGCGCCTCACTGAGCCGCGCCGAGCGCCGTGCGCTGGCCGACGCCTGGGGGGCGGGGCCaagtggggcaggggcaggcaCAGCGGAGGCGGGGTCAGGCACAGCGGAGGTGGGACCAGGTGCGGCAGAAGCGGGGCCAGGCATGATGGAGGCGGGGCTAGGTGTGACTGAGGCGGGGTCAGGCACAACAAGCCAACAGCAGGAAG GGGGTGTTAAAGTGGAGCAGGTGGACGGTAGCCCCGCCTCTGAGGCCGCACCCAGGGTGGGAGAGGCCGCTGTGGGGCGGCTCGGGCGGCACCTGAGGAGGGACCAGCGGCGTAACTACCAGGCGCGCTGGCGCACGGACTTCCTGATGGACTACGACCCGCGACGGCGTGGGCTCGTCTGCATGGTGTGTGGGGCAACGCTGGCTACCCTGAAGGTCAGCACCATCAAACGGCACATCCAGCAGGTGCACCCCGACTCGCTGGCCTTCAACGCCGAGCAGCGGGACGAGGCGCTGTCCCGATACACCCACAGAGCGCTGTCGGACCCGCCCTCCGCGCTCAGCGGGCACAGCGGGCCGGGCCAGCGGACGCGTTAA
- the LOC118774034 gene encoding cell surface glycoprotein 1-like isoform X1, which yields MRDSSGVRLSSSYDSTQDKSSTEALAGKQEDADSQSDADFLLFKECHYGQPTVRSAHASPFPEAVSPDPDSPQSPFEVLGDGGRDSGFGRDVEDTADRTPAWQLPSSPGGKSQDRVREVAGRGIHDAFMDSAGRPSEPVDRAGRSVEPASVGDASEFHPGFSPSVYMWDKLEPPGSAVRGTSEPDPWVSPIPSEPTSAYISQISELTSSQVEYGSWISDQEPADLDSSGESDDTVIEDTPERFRASSSPVPESTVPSEPRAGAPEEPKEQPAPAASTVHTVKQSLREEDEDDYEIFKGAGKEVLGQNSQLPKARFDMEPSPSPKPDQTAFCASVATFSEEIAQISPLSKDPREAQSKTYSFASNDENVKHPSYSLSSSLTEKWNPDLMQDTFPAAVCGQYFAEECSPSEKNSGSLFNQGLTAHSAESALPDWHRASGESRPKNPGTDSENRPEDAEISLPKPVGGQPSPRDIPRDPFSHLQSEPHRVTQNPAGMGSDREVSAAGASPARGAVLSPGEPGPTPTAAKQGHQPAEDSPETSSDPESIELECSVSAATDSFVDFMRECLNSRPHKEPEDFSQRSAPKEKPPQVAAPFSGSPPAMLLDLEQEHLTICALKELGSSQEEEGDQMSSTEPSQTAALPETALQTGTKAQTSITPAAPPPPPPPPPPCNEPPLQASPVRQVERTDAPQLAEHVLSALLTHLSVRDLVLWRDPRKTGVVFGVSLLVLLSLATFSVISVVSYLLLALLCVTITFRVYKSVIQAVQKSNEGHPFKALMEKDVTIPTETFRKHTDIALAHLNRSIRQLRRLFLVEDLVDSLKLAIVMWLLTYVGAIFNGITLLILADILVFSSPLVYEKYKTQIDRYVAMVRNQIDTTLAKLQEKLPGAVKRSKAD from the exons atgaGGGACTCCTCTGGGGTTAGGCTGTCCTCCAGCTACGACTCCACCCAGGACAAGTCCTCCACTGAGGCTCTTGCAGGGAAACAGGAAGATGCTGATTCCCAGAGCGATGCagattttctcctttttaaagaGTGCCACTATGGCCAGCCCACCGTTCGTTCAGCTCACGCTTCCCCCTTCCCCGAGGCGGTGTCACCGGACCCAGACTCGCCCCAGTCCCCGTTTGAGGTGTTGGGAGACGGGGGGCGGGACAGTGGCTTCGGAAGGGACGTTGAAGACACAGCTGACAGAACACCAGCTTGGCAGTTGCCTTCATCACCTGGTGGGAAGAGTCaagacagagtcagagaggtGGCAGGACGGGGAATCCATGATGCTTTCATGGATTCAGCAGGTAGACCATCAGAGCCCGTGGACCGGGCGGGCAGGTCTGTGGAGCCAGCCAGCGTGGGAGACGCCTCTGAATTCCATCCTGGGTTTTCACCCTCTGTGTACATGTGGGACAAACTAGAGCCCCCAGGGAGTGCGGTTCGGGGGACGTCTGAGCCAGACCCATGGGTCTCTCCTATCCCATCTGAGCCCACATCTGCCTATATATCCCAGATCTCAGAACTGACATCCTCCCAGGTGGAATATGGATCCTGGATTAGTGACCAGGAGCCGGCAGACCTGGACAGCTCGGGGGAGTCGGACGACACCGTGATCGAGGACACACCTGAGCGTTTTCGTGCATCGAGCAGCCCTGTTCCCGAATCCACTGTCCCCTCTGAGCCCAGAGCAGGAGCCCCGGAAGAGCCAAAGGAGcagccagctccagcagccagCACCGTCCACACAGTCAAGCAAAGCCTCAGGGAGGAAGATGAGGACGACTACGAGATTTTTAAAGGAGCTGGCAAAGAAGTGCTTGGGCAGAATAGTCAACTACCAAAAGCCCGTTTTGATATGGAACCCTCACCCTCGCCAAAGCCAGATCAGACGGCCTTCTGTGCTTCTGTAGCAACCTTCTCTGAAGAAATTGCACAGATTTCCCCTCTCTCAAAAGACCCGAGGGAAGCCCAGTCAAAAACCTACAGTTTTGcttcaaatgatgaaaatgtcaaacacCCCTCCTATAGCCTGTCCTCCTCACTGACAGAGAAATGGAACCCCGATCTGATGCAGGACACTTttccagcagctgtgtgtggtcAGTATTTTGCAGAAGAATGTAGTCCGTCTGAAAAGAACTCCGGTTCGCTTTTTAATCAAGGGCTAACAGCACATTCAGCTGAGTCTGCTCTCCCAGACTGGCACAGAGCCTCAGGGGAAAGTAGACCTAAGAATCCCGGGACAGATTCAGAGAACAGGCCTGAAGATGCTGAAATCTCCCTCCCTAAGCCTGTGGGAGGTCAGCCGTCTCCCAGAGACATTCCCCGAGATCCATTCTCTCACCTGCAGAGTGAACCCCACAGAGTTACCCAGAATCCTGCTGGGATGGGTTCAGACAGGGAGGTTTCGGCTGCAGGGGCGAGTCCAGCGCGGGGAGCGGTCCTGTCCCCTGGGGAGCCCGGGCCGACGCCCACAGCGGCGAAACAGGGGCACCAACCCGCAGAGGACTCCCCGGAGACATCAAGCGACCCCGAGAGCATCGAGCTGGAGTGCTCGGTCTCGGCCGCCACAGACAGCTTCGTGGACTTTATGAGGGAGTGTCTGAATTCACGTCCACACAAAGAGCCGGAGGACTTCAGCCAGCGCTCTGCGCCCAAGGAGAAACCCCCCCAGGTGGCTGCCCCATTCTCGGGGTCCCCCCCTGCCATGCTGCTGGACCTGGAGCAGGAACACCTCACCATCTGTGCCCTGAAGGAGCTTGGGAGcagccaggaggaggagggggaccAGATGTCTTCCACAGAGCCCTCACAGACTGCTGCTCTGCCAGAGACGGCTCTCCAAACTGGCACTAAAGCCCAGACCTCCATCACTcccgctgctcctcctcctcctcctccgcctcctcctccctgtaaCGAACCTCCACTGCAGGCCTCACCTGTCAGACAGGTAGAGAGGACGGATGCGCCACAGCTTGCTGAGCATGTGTTGTCGGCGTTACTAACCCACCTGTCAG TGCGGGACCTGGTTCTCTGGCGGGACCCCCGGAAGACGGGTGTGGTGTTCGGCGTGTCCCTCCTGGTGCTGCTCTCTTTGGCCACGTTCAGCGTGATCAGTGTGGTGTCCTACCTGCTGCTCGCCCTGCTCTGTGTCACCATCACCTTCCGCGTCTACAAGTCCGTCATCCAGGCCGTGCAGAAGTCCAACGAGGGACACCCCTTCAA GGCCCTGATGGAGAAGGACGTCACCATCCCCACCGAGACGTTCCGCAAGCATACAGACATCGCCCTGGCACACCTCAACCGCAGCATCAGACAACTGAGACGCCTCTTCCTGGTGGAGGATCTGGTGGACTCTctcaag ctgGCCATTGTGATGTGGCTGCTGACCTACGTGGGGGCGATCTTCAACGGCATCACCCTCCTGATCCTGG CTGACATCCTGGTCTTCAGCTCGCCGCTGGTCTATGAGAAATacaag ACCCAGATCGATCGCTACGTTGCCATGGTGCGCAATCAGATTGACACCACCCTCGCAAA GTTGCAGGAGAAGCTCCCGGGGGCAGTGAAACGCAGTAAAGCAGACTGA